Genomic segment of Oceanimonas sp. GK1:
TTGACGAATCCCTGTCTACCCCGGGCAATAAGCAGGGCTGTGTGTCTTGCCACGCGCCCGAGCAGGGCTGGACCTTTCCCGACTCCGAAACCAATCTGGGGCCGGTCGGTGCCCCGGGGGCCAAGCCCGGTGATCGGGGCAAGATCAAGCCGCCTACCGTGGCCTATGGCAGTTTTGTCAGACATTTTCAGCCCTGCAATGAAGGCAATATCTTTGGTATACCCGAGTGGTGCGGAGGGCTGTTCTGGGATGGACGTGCCGAAGGCACCGCACCCGATGGCGCTTACCCCCAGGGTAATGGGGCAGTCAGTGAATCGGTGGCCTGGGAGGATCTGCAGCTGAATCCGCGTTATTACGGTGATTACGCCGCTTTTCTGGGGCCACTGACCGACCAGGCCCTCAACCCGGCCCAACGACCCAATGTAGAGCAGAACGCCGGTGAAAAGAAGGTATGCCAGCAGGTGAAAACCGCGAAGTACAAGAAACTCTATGAGCAGGCCTTTGGCGAGCCGGTCAACTGCCAGAACAACCCCAAACACAACCCCGCCTACCGGGTGGCCTTTAAGCGGATTGCCCTGTCGCTGGCGGCCTACCAGACCTCACCGGATGTGAACTCGTTCAGCTCGCTCAGGGATCTGGCCCTCTATCGGGAGCTGGGCTGCAAAGGCGAGGTCGATTATGCCGAGTACGTCACACCCGAGATTTGCAACGCACTGGCATGGCTGAAACAAGACCAGAACACCTGGGGCAAGTTTCCGTTGGCCTTTGTGGGGCTGGGGCTGGATGCTGCCGAAATCCGCAAGATTAATCGTGGCCACGATATCTTTTATGGCATCAGCAGTGCAAGGGGTGATTTGAATGACGGCAACCCGGGGGATCGGGGTCTGGCGAATGGCCCAATCAGCACCGGGAACCCCAGTTTTTCAGGGGTGGGCATTAATGCGCTATGCGTAGTATGCCATGCCGATAATCCTGGCGATGATGGCACCGAGCCAAGACAACTTTATACCGATCAGGCCTATCATAATATCGGTATTCCCTATAACCGCGAGATACCCGATACCTTAAAGGGAGAAATCATCGGCCTGAAGGGGCATGTTGATTACAATACTTCTGGATCTGAGCTTCATGAAGGTGAGTTCCGCTCGCCGACCCTGCGTGACGTCGCCAAGGGAGAGGAAGACGGCTTCATCAAGGCCTATGCGCATAATGGCTACTTCAAGAGCCTGAAAGGCATTATTCATTTCTACGGCAGCCGGGATTTGAAAAAGCGCTGTGACTTTGTGCCTCAAGATGAGCAAAGAAGGGTTGCCCTTGGTGGACCGGTGATAGCCAACTATGAGGTGATCGATTACCCCATTGTCAATGCCACCGAAGCGGAGGCCCATGCCAATGACTGCTGGCCGGAGCCGGAATTTTTCAATGCCGCTGGGTTTGTGGTCGGTCAGTTTGACTTTTATCCCGAAGAGGAAGAAGCCCTGGCGGCCTACATTCGCGCCTTGAGCGACACCCATATTGCCAAGGCACCGTAACCGCGATATCAGAAAAGCAAAAAGCCCGCTCTGTAAGCGGGCTTTTTTTGAATCTGGTGCGTTCTAGTGGATTCGAACCACCGACCCCCACCATGTCAAGGTGGTGCTCTAACCAACTGAGCTAAGAACGCGTTTTATATTAATTTGGTGCGTCCTAGTGGATTCGAACCACCGACCCCTACCATGTCAAGGTAGTGCTCTAACCAACTGAGCTAAGGACGCTTTGATACTGCGTGAATAATAACTGGTGCGTTCTAGTGGATTCGAACCACCGACCCCCACCATGTCAAGGTGGTGCTCTAACCAACTGAGCTAAGAACGCATCGTGCCCTGAGGCGCTGCGTATACTAGCCAAGGGGCGGGGGCTGGGCAAGCCTTTTTTCTTCCGCAACAACCGGATGGAGAACTATTGTTCAGCCCGGTGAAAGATTGCACCGGCGCAGGAATTTCTGCCAGGCGCTGGCGTGATCCAGTGTTAGCTGGCGGTAGCGGGTATAAATCTGGCTGTTGAGGCCGGAAGCATACCATTGCCGGTATTCGGCCATGATGTCGTGGCGTTCCGGCGGTGGCGTTAGACTTTGCTTCAGTAGGGGGGCGAGGCGCACAAAATGGCGGTCCAGCTCGCCCAGCCGGGCCTGAATGTCCTGAATGTAATAGTGCTCCATGGCGTTGCGCAGCCGTTCGGCATCGGCCTTGCCCGCCGGTCCGCAGTCGAATTGCTCCAGTCTGCCGAGAAAGCCGATGCTTTGCTTCAGGTAATGGGCCGCGCTGTGCAGGGAATAGTACAGCTCGCCCAGGTAGTCGTTGTTATAGAGGCCACCCAAGCGGTTGTTGAAGGCGGTGCTGTCGAGCCTGTCGAGCTGCGGCGTTCCCCCGGCCTGCTGGTGAAGGCTGGCAAACAGGGAAAAGGCGTTGAGAGTGGCCTGAAAGCCACGGTGATCGTCGGCCACCGGGCGTTGGCGCGGCGTCAGGGCGGCACGAATTTCCGGCTCAGCCACCATCATGTTCCAGTGATAACCGGGCAGCAGGGGGGCTTTTTGTTGCTCAAGCTCCTGCAGCCAGGTCTGCAATTCCTTATCACCGCTCTGGTTCCGGCAGTCCTGCAGCCCCTGCTGAAAGCGCAGATGATAGAGCAGCACGGCGCCGGCACTTTGGCTTTTGCCGATGGGGCTGTTGTGCTCGCCCACCAGAGGCAACAGCCGGCATTCTCCCAATTTTAGGGTATCGAGCAGCCCGGCGCTGATGCGCGGCTGACCCATTTGCAGCCGGCGTTGGGCCGGCAGCGAAGGCAGTGGCGGCGGGTTGGTCAGCGCAGGGGGCTCGGTGTCCAGCACGTTGGCCACTCGGGCCAGGTAAGTGTCAAAGGCCGTTTTCAGTGCCTGGCGATCCTCACAGCCCGTCAACCAGAGGCAGGCCAGCGCGATCACGATGATGGACCTTTTCATGAATCCTTCCTAACCGCCATATCAACAAACAAGCCGCTATCGTCAAGCCTACCAGAAAACCGAGCCAGAAGCCGTGGGGGCCCATGGCCGGCACCAGCCAGTTGGTCAGCCCCAGCACCACGCCTACCGGCAAGCCACACAGCCAGTAGGCCACCAGGGTGATATAAAAAATCACCTGGGTATCTTTATAGCCGCGCAGGGCAGCGGCACCGATCACCTGCACCGAATCGGATATCTGGTAAAGGGAAGCCAGCAGCAGCAGGCTGGCGGCCAGCTCCAGCACCTCGGCATTATCGGTATAAATGCCGCTGATCCAGTAGCGACTCAGGGCCGTGGCAAGCGCCGTGGCCACCGCCAGCAGGGCGCCAAAGCCGATGCCCGCCTGGCTGGCGATTTTGGCCTGGGTGGCCAGGCCTTCGCCGAGGCGGTGGCCCACCCGTATGGTGAGTGCCATGCCGAGACTCAGCGGCAGCATGAAAATCATGCTGGAAAAGTTGATGGCAATCTGGTGGCCGGCCACCACATCGGATCCCAGCGGAGCCAGCAGCAGGGCCACCACGGTAAACAGGGTCACTTCACAAAAAATCGCCATGGCAATGGGAAAACCCAGGCGAAAAATACGCCCGATGCTGGCCCAATCCGGGGCGGTGAGGGTGGTAAACACGGCAAAGCGGTTCAGCAGGGGCGAGCGGTGAGTGTAGATGATCATGGCAATCAGCATGGCCCAGAACACCAGCGCCGAGGCATAACCGCACCCCACGCCACCCAGCTGGGGCAGCCCGAGTTTGCCGTGGATCAGCACATAGTTGGCGGGCACGTTTACCGCCAGGCCAATAAAACCGATGATCATGGTGGGTTTGGTATGGGACAGCCCCTCGCTGAAATTACGCAACACCTGGTACAGGGCATAGGCGGGCATGCCCCAGAGAATGCCGTGCAGGTAACCGGTGGTTTTTTCCGCCAGCAAGGGCTCCACGTCCATCCAGTGCAGCACCATGGGGGAAAAATACAATGCCAGCGAAGCCGGTACCAGTACCACCAGGGTGAGCCAGAAGCCCTGGTGTACGGCACCGGCCACCTCATCGTGGCGACGGGCGCCGTTGAGTTGCGATATGATGGGGGTGAGCGCCATGACCACGCCCTGTACCAGCAGGATGACCGGCAGCCAGAAGCTGGTGGCCACGGCCACCGCCGCCATGTCGGTGGCGCTGATCTGCCCGGCCATCACGGTATCGACAAAGCTCATGGTGGTTTGCGCGATCTGGGCCACCAGTATGGGACCACACAGCCGCAGCAAATGCCGGGTTTCGGTCAGAAAAGAGGAAAAGGACATGTTGCTCTCGCTCAGGAAAAATGCCGTGGACGTGACTGGCCGGCGCGCATGAATGACCGGAGAGTGGTACGAAATGATAGCCATCGCCACAAACCGTGAATATAACGGTTGCCGGTGCCTTTTCCCATTATTTTAAACTGCTTTTATATGGATTTACGCGATGTTTACCGGAATTGTGCAGGGGCAGGGTACCCTGCTGAATATCATTGAAAAAGCCGACTTTCGTACCCATGTGGTGACCCTGCCCGACGAACTGCTGCCCGGACTGGCGCTGGGGGCATCGGTGGCTCACAACGGCTGCTGCCTGACCGTCACCGCCATTGATGGCGACAAGGTCAGCTTTGACCTGATGCAGGAAACCCTGAGGGTCACCAACCTGGGGCAGCTCAAGGTGGGGGACCAGGTCAACCTGGAGCGGGCAGCCCGTTTTGGTGACGACATTGGTGGCCATGCCATGTCCGGGCACATCATGGGCATGAGTGAACTGCTGGAACGCATTGAGACCGAGACCAATACCACCTTGCGCTTTGCCGTGCCCGAGGGCTTAAACAAGTATCTGTTTACCAAGGGGTATATTGGTGTTGATGGCATCAGCCTGACCCTGGGGGAGGTGACCGCCGAGCATTTTGCCGTGCATTTGATCCCCGAAACCCTGTCCCGCACCAACCTGGGCAGGGTGCAGCCCGGTTACCGGGCCAACCTGGAGGTGGATCCGCAAACCCAGGCCATTGTGGACACGGTGGAGCGGGTGCTGGCCCGTCAGCCATAAAGCGAAAGCCGGGAAGTCCCGGCTTTCATCAACCAATTAAATTATGCCAACATACATCAATATGTATAACCAATGAGCGAATTGCTAAAAATACTGCTCGTCGTCAGCATCTACCCGTACTTCAACTTCGTCACTGTCTTCATGGCACAGCAGCGTGATGTGCATGGTATTGCAGCAGGCCTGACAATCTTCGTAATAATTCTGATCGCCCCCGGAAGCATCCACTTCAATACGGGTATGGTGGCCGCAATGAGGACAGATAATGGTTTGCTCAAAATAATCACGCATGACAGTTCTCCCGGTAGTGACGTGATCAGGCCTCGGGCAGACTTTGGCAAGAGCGGCCGCCATCCAGGGCGATGATCTGACCGGTCAGGTAGGCCGGCCCTTCCAGCAAAAAGGCGACGGTATCGGCAATTTCCTGGGGCGTTCCCAGCCGACCCATGGGTACCGATCCCAGCACCTTGTGTTTTTGTGCCTCGCTCAGTTCGTGCTCGGGCCAGATAATGGGGCCGGGCGCAATGCCGTTCACCCGCACGTCGGGAGCCAGCTCTGC
This window contains:
- a CDS encoding riboflavin synthase gives rise to the protein MFTGIVQGQGTLLNIIEKADFRTHVVTLPDELLPGLALGASVAHNGCCLTVTAIDGDKVSFDLMQETLRVTNLGQLKVGDQVNLERAARFGDDIGGHAMSGHIMGMSELLERIETETNTTLRFAVPEGLNKYLFTKGYIGVDGISLTLGEVTAEHFAVHLIPETLSRTNLGRVQPGYRANLEVDPQTQAIVDTVERVLARQP
- a CDS encoding DUF3080 domain-containing protein; translated protein: MKRSIIVIALACLWLTGCEDRQALKTAFDTYLARVANVLDTEPPALTNPPPLPSLPAQRRLQMGQPRISAGLLDTLKLGECRLLPLVGEHNSPIGKSQSAGAVLLYHLRFQQGLQDCRNQSGDKELQTWLQELEQQKAPLLPGYHWNMMVAEPEIRAALTPRQRPVADDHRGFQATLNAFSLFASLHQQAGGTPQLDRLDSTAFNNRLGGLYNNDYLGELYYSLHSAAHYLKQSIGFLGRLEQFDCGPAGKADAERLRNAMEHYYIQDIQARLGELDRHFVRLAPLLKQSLTPPPERHDIMAEYRQWYASGLNSQIYTRYRQLTLDHASAWQKFLRRCNLSPG
- a CDS encoding CPXCG motif-containing cysteine-rich protein, translated to MRDYFEQTIICPHCGHHTRIEVDASGGDQNYYEDCQACCNTMHITLLCHEDSDEVEVRVDADDEQYF
- a CDS encoding MATE family efflux transporter, with translation MSFSSFLTETRHLLRLCGPILVAQIAQTTMSFVDTVMAGQISATDMAAVAVATSFWLPVILLVQGVVMALTPIISQLNGARRHDEVAGAVHQGFWLTLVVLVPASLALYFSPMVLHWMDVEPLLAEKTTGYLHGILWGMPAYALYQVLRNFSEGLSHTKPTMIIGFIGLAVNVPANYVLIHGKLGLPQLGGVGCGYASALVFWAMLIAMIIYTHRSPLLNRFAVFTTLTAPDWASIGRIFRLGFPIAMAIFCEVTLFTVVALLLAPLGSDVVAGHQIAINFSSMIFMLPLSLGMALTIRVGHRLGEGLATQAKIASQAGIGFGALLAVATALATALSRYWISGIYTDNAEVLELAASLLLLASLYQISDSVQVIGAAALRGYKDTQVIFYITLVAYWLCGLPVGVVLGLTNWLVPAMGPHGFWLGFLVGLTIAACLLIWRLGRIHEKVHHRDRAGLPLVDGL
- a CDS encoding cytochrome c peroxidase encodes the protein MLATFGKHVFFDESLSTPGNKQGCVSCHAPEQGWTFPDSETNLGPVGAPGAKPGDRGKIKPPTVAYGSFVRHFQPCNEGNIFGIPEWCGGLFWDGRAEGTAPDGAYPQGNGAVSESVAWEDLQLNPRYYGDYAAFLGPLTDQALNPAQRPNVEQNAGEKKVCQQVKTAKYKKLYEQAFGEPVNCQNNPKHNPAYRVAFKRIALSLAAYQTSPDVNSFSSLRDLALYRELGCKGEVDYAEYVTPEICNALAWLKQDQNTWGKFPLAFVGLGLDAAEIRKINRGHDIFYGISSARGDLNDGNPGDRGLANGPISTGNPSFSGVGINALCVVCHADNPGDDGTEPRQLYTDQAYHNIGIPYNREIPDTLKGEIIGLKGHVDYNTSGSELHEGEFRSPTLRDVAKGEEDGFIKAYAHNGYFKSLKGIIHFYGSRDLKKRCDFVPQDEQRRVALGGPVIANYEVIDYPIVNATEAEAHANDCWPEPEFFNAAGFVVGQFDFYPEEEEALAAYIRALSDTHIAKAP